The following coding sequences are from one Streptomyces sp. NBC_01485 window:
- a CDS encoding WhiB family transcriptional regulator: MDDWRQHAACRHQDPDLFFPIGTSGPALLQTEQAKAVCRRCPVREPCLEWAMETDQTLGVWGGTSEAERRALRRRIRARRGS; encoded by the coding sequence ATGGACGACTGGCGACAGCACGCCGCGTGCCGCCACCAGGACCCGGACCTCTTCTTCCCGATCGGCACCTCGGGGCCGGCGCTGCTGCAGACGGAGCAGGCGAAGGCGGTCTGCCGACGCTGCCCCGTGCGGGAACCGTGCCTGGAGTGGGCCATGGAGACCGATCAGACCCTCGGGGTCTGGGGCGGCACGAGCGAGGCGGAACGGCGCGCCCTCAGGCGGCGCATCAGGGCACGGCGCGGTTCCTGA
- a CDS encoding M1 family metallopeptidase — translation MRHPRSRTTTTTLLRREAVAATVPVAVAALLMAAGPATAAGPTGTSGVGDPYFPLAGNGGYHVSHYGLTLGYDPGSRHLTGTAVLTARATQRLTRFDLDFKGLKVTGLTVDHVKAAYKRDGQELVVTPKRALRKGELFRVTVTYNGTPGPVTDPDGSLDGWIPTDDGAFVAGEPQGAMTWFPANNHPLDKSSYDFTITVPKDRTAVANGVLLGQRTTKGKTTFRWRQTEPMAAYLATATVGKFQVKQYTTRDGLKVYDAVDPREATAAAPVLKKLPSVLEWESKLFGPYPFRAAGSIVDHAPNVGYALETQSRPVYDSAPGLSTLVHESAHQWFGDSVSLTSWKDIWLNEGFATYAEWLYAEQHGGDSAQKTFDALYARPATDGLWAFPPGDPGSGANIFDTPVYARGAMTLHVLRTTVGDRAFFRILRAWAAQHRYGHGTTAQFERLAELESGRNLGPLLRTWLYGKGKPGKP, via the coding sequence GTGAGACACCCCCGCAGCCGGACCACTACCACCACCCTCCTCCGCCGTGAAGCGGTCGCCGCCACCGTCCCCGTAGCCGTGGCGGCGCTGCTCATGGCGGCCGGACCCGCCACCGCGGCCGGTCCGACGGGCACGTCCGGCGTCGGCGACCCCTACTTCCCGCTCGCCGGAAACGGCGGCTACCACGTCTCTCACTACGGTCTGACGCTCGGTTACGACCCGGGCAGCCGTCACCTCACCGGCACAGCGGTCCTCACCGCCCGCGCCACCCAGCGGCTGACCCGCTTCGACCTCGACTTCAAGGGGCTGAAGGTCACCGGCCTGACGGTCGATCACGTCAAGGCCGCGTACAAGCGCGACGGCCAGGAACTCGTCGTCACCCCGAAGCGCGCCCTGCGCAAGGGCGAGCTGTTCCGCGTCACCGTCACCTACAACGGCACCCCCGGCCCGGTCACCGACCCCGACGGCTCCCTCGACGGCTGGATCCCCACCGACGACGGGGCCTTCGTCGCCGGTGAGCCACAGGGCGCCATGACCTGGTTCCCGGCCAACAACCACCCCCTCGACAAGTCCTCCTACGACTTCACGATCACCGTCCCCAAGGACCGCACCGCCGTCGCCAACGGCGTCCTGCTCGGACAGCGCACGACGAAGGGGAAGACCACGTTCCGCTGGCGCCAGACGGAGCCCATGGCCGCCTACCTCGCCACCGCGACCGTAGGAAAGTTCCAGGTCAAGCAGTACACGACCCGCGACGGCCTCAAGGTCTACGACGCCGTCGACCCCCGCGAGGCCACGGCCGCCGCCCCCGTCCTGAAGAAGCTGCCGTCCGTACTGGAGTGGGAGAGCAAGCTGTTCGGGCCCTACCCGTTCCGCGCCGCCGGCTCCATCGTCGACCACGCCCCGAACGTCGGCTACGCCCTGGAGACCCAGTCGCGGCCCGTGTACGACAGCGCCCCCGGCCTGAGCACGCTCGTCCACGAGAGCGCCCACCAGTGGTTCGGCGACTCCGTCTCCCTCACCTCCTGGAAGGACATCTGGCTCAACGAGGGCTTCGCGACCTACGCCGAGTGGCTCTACGCGGAGCAGCACGGCGGCGACAGCGCGCAGAAGACGTTCGACGCCCTGTACGCCCGCCCCGCGACCGACGGCCTCTGGGCGTTCCCGCCCGGCGACCCCGGCAGCGGCGCGAACATCTTCGACACCCCCGTCTACGCCCGCGGCGCCATGACCCTGCACGTCCTGCGCACCACCGTCGGAGACCGCGCCTTCTTCCGCATCCTGCGCGCCTGGGCGGCCCAGCACCGCTACGGCCACGGCACCACCGCCCAGTTCGAGCGGCTCGCCGAGCTGGAGTCCGGGAGGAACCTCGGCCCGCTGCTGCGGACCTGGCTGTACGGCAAGGGCAAGCCCGGCAAGCCGTAG
- a CDS encoding DUF488 domain-containing protein, with protein sequence MSVRVRRVYDPPEPGDGVRVLVDRLWPRGVSKDAAHVDEWPKGLTPSTELRRWYHAGEGTFEEFARRYESELTAPEAAELLDRVRELTAEGPVTLLTSAKSPEQSHTAVLVRLLEADRR encoded by the coding sequence ATGAGTGTCCGCGTACGCCGCGTCTACGACCCGCCCGAGCCCGGCGACGGTGTGCGGGTCCTCGTCGACCGGCTGTGGCCGCGCGGTGTGTCCAAGGACGCGGCGCACGTGGACGAGTGGCCGAAGGGCCTCACCCCGTCCACCGAGCTGCGCCGCTGGTACCACGCGGGCGAGGGGACGTTCGAGGAGTTCGCGCGGCGCTACGAGTCGGAGCTGACCGCTCCGGAGGCGGCCGAACTCCTGGATCGTGTCCGGGAATTGACCGCAGAGGGGCCGGTGACGCTGCTGACGTCCGCGAAGTCCCCGGAGCAGAGTCACACGGCGGTGCTGGTCCGCCTG